A window of candidate division KSB1 bacterium contains these coding sequences:
- a CDS encoding DUF3108 domain-containing protein translates to MNYKNITSIIVLLNLFLLVEGDAQTTSNNEANLSNDSLSVFNINRQVNNEAFKVGESLKFVIRYGPIQAGYAYLEILQVRDVNGRRCFEVTSRAESNNFFSTFYKVRDKTVSLMDSVGLYSWHFSKKIREGKYRADIEVIFDQPNYRVITKKDTIKTPAYVQDPLSSLYFLRTQNIEVGKSYFIDHFSGKKLYPLTVRVLRKETIRVRAGKFTCLVVEPVLKDAGVFNSKGDVTVWLTDDRYRIPVLMKSKILVGSIIAELIEYKGVLPSG, encoded by the coding sequence TGCTCAAACTACTTCAAACAATGAAGCGAATTTGTCAAATGATTCGTTATCTGTTTTTAATATAAATCGCCAAGTAAATAATGAGGCATTTAAAGTCGGCGAATCTCTAAAATTTGTGATCCGGTATGGCCCTATTCAGGCTGGATATGCTTATTTAGAGATTTTACAAGTGAGGGATGTAAATGGCCGTCGATGTTTTGAGGTCACTTCCCGAGCTGAATCAAATAATTTTTTTTCGACTTTTTATAAAGTTCGTGACAAGACGGTTTCATTAATGGATTCCGTAGGATTGTATTCGTGGCATTTCTCTAAAAAAATACGTGAGGGCAAATATCGGGCAGATATCGAGGTTATTTTTGATCAACCGAATTATCGTGTGATTACTAAAAAAGATACCATTAAAACGCCGGCTTATGTGCAAGATCCGTTGTCTTCTCTTTATTTCCTTCGAACTCAAAATATTGAAGTAGGGAAATCCTACTTCATCGATCATTTTTCCGGGAAGAAATTATATCCTTTAACAGTTCGCGTGTTGCGTAAGGAAACCATTCGGGTGCGGGCTGGGAAATTCACTTGTTTGGTTGTTGAGCCGGTTCTAAAAGACGCCGGGGTTTTTAACAGCAAGGGAGATGTTACAGTATGGTTGACAGATGACCGGTATAGAATCCCGGTATTAATGAAAAGCAAAATTTTAGTTGGTTCGATTATTGCCGAATTGATTGAATATAAGGGCGTACTTCCGAGCGGTTAA